The DNA region GGGACATTTTATACTGAATATAATTGATCTCAatggtaaaaaatgtttttctcctaAACAAATCCCAGGTCGACAAGCGTCACAGAACAGATTTTGGTCGAGGTACTATAGTACACACCTGCATGAGCACGGCGGGTCCAAGATATTTGTCACCATTCCACCAGTAGCTGGGGCAGCTGGTACTGCAGCAGGCGCAAAGGATGCACTCGTACAGCCCATCCTGCGcgggacaaaaaaaaggaagtgagaTTAGTCCTCAGCATCATGGGACTTGCGCTATGGATAGCGAATGTGAAAGCAGAAATGAGAGGAACATGCCAGTTTCTGCCTGTCCTCCACAGACTGCATGTACTGCTCCTTCCCCTCCTGGGACTTATCCTTCTTCTTCAAGTAGGGCTCAATGGACTTGTACTGAGCATAGAAGTTGCTCATGTCCTGTGGAGCAAAGCACGCTTACTTAAAATATTGCCATCCGTTCTACACCTAccgattgtttttatttcaatcaTGGGAAAAATAGCTTTGAAAGCCATAACCTGTGTTGAAAGAATACTTGACAACAAAATTTAATTTCCAGaagttccagcctccccccctaaaacgtttgtaatgtttttcatATTAATTCAATATTATACTTTAGACAAACACACAGTAATTCCAATTAAATATAAGGTAAATAAATGAAActgtttttgcttcaattcaatggtcaTTGTGCTTCTTCAAGTGTGCGCATCTTGGCCACCAGAGGGGAGTAGAATATCatcacagacacacaaagaagtgtttcacaactgactctgACTTTATCTaaaaaagataaagaatatatgcctgtgagtattgttatatttgtctgtctACAAGTGTTGCGCCaccaaatatttgttgcttaaaTGGTTTTAACATCGCGACACAGATGCTATTCGTCCGCCCGTCTACAGCGTTTCCCATtatgcattagcattaagctagcagactttaaggcaaagttatgtggttgttttacttacacaatgtgtaattctctttgtttagtttggcaGTTAACTTCAACGGGAGTTAACCAGTTTGAAGCCTcaatttggaaatatatttccctatgtgccaaactgctgcttgaagTTGAGTTTTCAGTTCTCTCCCACCAacagtcactcgtatctcacaTTTTTGTTGgcaagtcaaagaaaaacataaaaaataacgACGGCTTGCATCTCGAAAAACtcttaagtcgggtcacttgtatctcaaagcaccactgcatTTACAGTAGATAGGCTTAAGATGGCGTATACTTACAGGCACCAGGTCTTTGACCACATACATATGTGGAAGGGGGTAAATCTTGGTTGGCTTGCTGATGTTAGTGTCAATCTTGTTGAGGCAGGCCAGCGTGTTCCCACCATTGATGTTCATTGCGCACGATCCACAGATACCTGCATTTACAAGTAAGAGAGTGACCCCTCACGAGGATtcagttttatttgtattttttgcaagAACAATCTGAAATAACAGAGGCACTCTGCTTATGGGCTGATGTCAAACTTGAACATTCAGAATACACACCTTCTCTGCAGGAGCGGCGGAAAGTCAATGTGGGgtccatttcattttttatcttAATTAGGGCATCAAGTACCATAGGTCCACATCTGGAGGAAGGATAAAGAAAGAACCGAAATGTCAAACGTGCATGGTTAAAATCTTT from Phycodurus eques isolate BA_2022a chromosome 10, UOR_Pequ_1.1, whole genome shotgun sequence includes:
- the sdhb gene encoding succinate dehydrogenase [ubiquinone] iron-sulfur subunit, mitochondrial isoform X2; the encoded protein is MSVASLTSLSRCGGLAFRSSTGLVAVRCAQTAAAPAAQPRIKKFQVYRWDPDTPGDKPRMQTFDIDLNTCGPMVLDALIKIKNEMDPTLTFRRSCREGICGSCAMNINGGNTLACLNKIDTNISKPTKIYPLPHMYVVKDLVPDMSNFYAQYKSIEPYLKKKDKSQEGKEQYMQSVEDRQKLDGLYECILCACCSTSCPSYWWNGDKYLGPAVLMQAYRWMIDSRDDFTEERLSKLQDPFSLYRCHTIMNCTKTCPKGLNPGKAIAEIKKMMATYQEKKAAAV